One Clavelina lepadiformis chromosome 1, kaClaLepa1.1, whole genome shotgun sequence genomic region harbors:
- the LOC143466055 gene encoding G1/S-specific cyclin-E1-like, which produces MKQFRRVAASDVHNIQTHANNIDTLDIAMENRSRVQTQLATCQSPTEVGGFMTPPKSSQKQSIATTPLPGLCST; this is translated from the exons ATGAAACAATTCCGCAGGGTGGCAGCAAGTGACGTACACAATATTCAAACTCACGCGAATAACATTGACACCTTG GATATTGCCATGGAAAATCGCAGCCGTGTCCAGACACAATTGGCTACCTGCCAATCCCCGACTGAAGTGGGTGGTTTCATGACACCTCCTAAGAGCAGTCAGAAACAGTCCATAGCGACGACGCCGCTGCCGGGACTCTGCAGCACTTAA